From Polaribacter haliotis:
AAAAAGTGTGCCTTTTGAAACTAAAAAAATGATGGGAGGTTTACTTTTTAAAGTAGATGATAAAATGCTTGTAGGTGTAAATAAAGACGAGATTATGGCAAGGATTAATCCAGATATTTATGAAGCTTCACTATTAAAAGAGGGCTGTAATAAAATGAATTTTACTGGTAGACCAATGAAAGGTTTCGTTTTTCTTTCTGATGAAGCCATCGATTTAGATGAAAATTTACATTACTGGTTGCAATTAGCATTGGATTTTAATCCGTTTGCAAAAGCAAGTAAGAAGAGAAAAACTACCAAAAAGTAATATAACAGAAAAACAATAGAGCATGCTCTATTGCAAAAAATAAATCCCTTTAAAAATTAATTTAAAGGGATTTAAAGTTTTTAATAGTTATTCTTAAAATTGATATCTGATACTAAAAGCAATATCATTATCGTAATCGTTAAAGTTGTTTCCAAAACCAAACTCTGGTCTTAAATCTAAAGAAAGTAAGATTGGGGCAGTTGGAAAGTTGTACTCGATTCCAACATCACCAGCAGCGAAAACAAAAGTTTCAGAAAAATTTCCATTATCACTTTTACTACTGTAGTTTCCTAAACCACCACCAACACCTGCGTACCAGTTAAAACCACCATCTATATTCCAAACCCATTGGTAAATAGCTGTAGCTTTAAAACCGTCGTAATTTTTGTTGTCTCTTAAACCTAAATCAATTTCTAATCTGTTATTATCTCCTAACGCTCTTTGGTAAGAAATTTCTCCTCCAAAACCATCATTATCTCCCAAACGCAAACCAATTGCATTTTTAGAAATATCTTGTGCGTTTGCCGAAAATGCTCCAGCTACTATAAGACCGATAATTAAAAGTGTTTTTTTCATAATTTATATTTCATTTTTGATTGAATGACAAAATTAGATGTATTATTCCATTGAAATGAACTCATTTAAAATATTAATTACTACAAATGGATTTTAATTATTCACATTTAAACGAACACCTTTAGAATGACTACTAAATTCAGGAGCATACATACTTTGTATAGTGGTTGTTCCATTGCTAAAATTACCAGCATTATTTACTCTTAAATCGTATTCGAACACATAAATTCCTTTTGGTAATCTGTCAAAAAAGAAATTGGTTGATGCATCTTTTGTGCTTTCATAATAGCCTAAATTATCTTGCCATTTGTATTTAGAAATTACATTAATTGGCTCTAAACCAGAAGCTCTCATGTCTTTCATGTGAATGAATTCCATATTTCTATCCGAACGTAATTCTATTCTTACAGTTACCAAATCACCGATTTTTAAACTAGTGTTTTTTGTGATTTCTTCTAATTTTTTACCAGAATCTGAGTTCACTTTTTTAAACAATCTCTTGTTCAATTTTAAAGGAGTTTCTGCTGAAGTAATTTTATCTAAATCTTCAAAATATTGCCAATACAAACCTCCCCAAGCAATTCCATTTCCTTTTTTGTTGATGGTAATTTCGCTCATTTCTGGAGTTATTTCTGCACCATTCCAAGAGGTTTTAAAATAGCCAGTTCCAGCTTCCACTTTTACATCTTCCATTTTCGATGGATCGATTGTTTTTTTGCCAACTTTAATGGTTGCCATTTCTGTTACAGACACCCAATCTTTTCCAGTTAATAATAAAGAATATACTGCTTCTGTAGTTGCTTTTGTTGTTTTCCAACGATTTGTTTGCTTGTTTTTTAGCAACCAGATTTTTAAATTATCAATTATTGAGACGTCATTTTCAATTTCAGAGAAAACTTCAATCATTAATGCTTGCGTTTCCACAGGCGCTTGGTAATAATAATAACCAGCTTTGTTTTCTTTCCAATACATTCCTAATTCATCAGAACTAATACTTGTCTCTTTTAAAGAAGCTACTATTTTGTTGGAAGCTGTTTTTTGATTGTCTCTAAAAAGGGATAAAGCAATTTGCCCTTTTGCATACAAATTATAGTCTTTCCAATATATTGCAGACTGATTCATATAATAGTCGTTTGCTTTTTTAGTTTCAGAATTCATAGAAATAGCGTCATAAAAACTTCTCATATACAAATACTGAATTGTAAAATAATTCAAATTATTCTTTGCTAAATAGGCGTTGTATTGTTTTTCTCCTTCTTTTTTCGTTTTTGCTTTTTGTTTGATAATCTCTGCTCTTTCCAACAATTTTTGATAATTTTCTAAAAGTTCTTTGTCTAAAAATTGAACGGCTTTTTCAATCATTTTTCTGGTGGAAGCATTAAAATTGGTAACTCCCAATTTTTGTAAATGGCCAAATCCTGAAGCAATATGTTGTGTCATATAAATATTTTCATATCTACTCCCTTTAAACCATGGAAATCCGCCAGAACTCATTTGAATATCTTGTAATTTATTAATGGCTTTTTCCTGCTCATTTTTCATTTTATTCAAATCGAATAATAATGCAATTCTTTTCTTTTGTTCAGTTTCCGATTGTGCATCTCTTAACCAAGGTGTTTCCTGAATTATTAGCGATTTCAATTCCTGATTTTTCTCCAAGTTAGACAATAAAGCATCCGAATTTTTCCAAGCATTAAAAACATCTTGAATTCTTGGATTTGAATTCGCCACAAAACTCGCTAAAGTATTTGCGTAATATCTCGAAAATGTTTGTTCTGCACATTCATGAGGATATTCCATTAAATATGGCAAAGATTGAATCGCATACCAAACAGGATTTGAAGTAAATTCTAAAGTTAATTTGTGGTTTTTTAATGTTGAAGAAGAAGAAGAAGAACTCTTTAGTTTATCTAACGTAAAAGTTTTCGTTTGGTTGGAACGAATCCACATTGGAAGCGTTTCTGTAACCAACATTCTGTTCGATAAAACAGGTAAAACATTTTGTTCTCCATCGGAAAAATCACCAGCTTTTGCCACAATTTTATATTGTACAGCTTGCACAGTTTCAGGAATTGATAAATTCCAAGAAACATTCGTATTTCCATCTTTGTCAACAGAGAAATTTTTGTTAGAATTTGTATTTTCTAATTCACTATTTATTTCTTTTCCTGTAATTACATCAGTTAAAATTAGTTTTGCAAAACCAGATAATTGATTATTTGTAAGATTTGTAACTTTTGCTGATAAAGTAATTTTATCTCCTTCTCTTAAAAAACGTGGCGCATTTGGCACAACCATCAATTCTTTTTGAGTAACTGTTTGCAATGTTTTTGTTGCCGATTTTAACCCTTTTGTATGTACCAATAATTGCAACTTCCATCTAGTTAAAGCTTCTGGCATTGTAAACGTAAAACTGACTTTACCATTCTTATCGGTTCTCAATTGAGGATAAAAGAAAGCAGTTTCATTAAAGTTTGTTCTTGCTTTTACTTGCGATAATTGATCGTCAATTCCGTTTTTAGTAGTTATTACAATAACTCCATTCGCACCTTTTGAACCATAAAGTGAAGTGGCTTCAGAGTCTTTTAAAACGTTTAGTTCTAAAATATCTGCTGGATTTAATTCCTGTGCTTTCTCCATTGTAATTTCCTTTCCATTAACAATGTATAATGGAATAGCTCCATCAGAACTATTAAACAAACCTCTTAACCTTATATTTTCGGTATTTTCATTATTTATACTCACTCCAGAAACTTTTCCATCTAACAATTCAGAATCCATAACAACACTTTCTGCTTCGACAATAGCAGAGCTAGTTACAGCTTTTCTCTTTTGCATTCCATAGCCAGTCACAACAACTTCATCTAAGTGGTTGGCATCTTCATTTAATTTTACATCTAAATCATTATAAGTTTTAATAATTTTTTCTTCACTTTTGTAACCTAAATAACTAAAAATTAAAACATCTCCTTTTTTTATTTTTAAAGAATAATTTCCATCGAAATCTGTTTCTGTGCCAAATACAGTGCCTTTTATAGAAATGGAAACGCCTGGTAAAGGCTCTCCATTTTCGTCACCAACAAAACCACTTACAGTTCCATCAAAATCTTTTCGAGTGTTATTTAGTTTTCGTTCTATTTGTCTTAAGTAAGTTCTATTTAACCAGCTGTTATTGTTCAAACTAAACCCAAACCAATTATAATTAGTGTAATTCGTACTTGGAAAACCATAATATCGCCTACTATTATTCTGAATATTAAAATTATTCGTCCCAAAACTATAATTTGCAAAACTCGTTTGATATGAATAATAAGTACGTTTTGGAGTAATTGGATTAAAAGACCAATTATGACTCTTAAATTGATCTAAAGAAGCATCGTACATAGAAGCCAAAACTTCGGATGCAATTGCGTCATTTTTATCGTCTTTAATCGTAAAACTCCAAGTTTGTTCTACTCCAGGTTGTAATTTGTCTCTAAAAATATTGGTTTCAATTTTTATATTTTCTATAATTTCTGGAATGTTAATAGGTAGGTTTCCACTTTCGAAATAATTGTAGTTTACAAAATGATATTTAATCGCAAAACCACCAAGGTCTTCTTTTTCAATAGGAATTTTTAACGTTTTTATTCTGTCGTTTAAATGAATAAAATGCGTTTTTACTATTTTATGATTCTTTTCAATTTGAACCACAATTGTAATATCTTTCGAAGCAGAACCTACTTGAAGCAAAATTTCGTCTCCGATTTTATATATTGTTTTATCGGTATTTATGATGAATAATTTATTATCAGGCACTTTTTTATCATTCGTAGAAAACAACGAAAATCGTTTTTCGTCTTTTACTGCTTGTCCGAATTTGTCTTCACTTTCTAAAACAACAATATATTTTCCAGAAACCCATTTGTCAATATTTTTTAGGCTGATTTCTTTCTCCTTTTCCGTATTAAAATTGGTGCTAAAAACAAGTTTTCCCTTTTTCCAGTTTTTCTCTTCCATTTCATTTTCTGAATAAGCTTCATTTGGGAAAAGTTTTCGAAACATATTCTCAGAGATATCTTGATAAAAAGGTACACTCCAAGGTCTTTTTCTTTGCGGGTTTTTGGGTGCTTGTAACTTATATATTTTAAGAATTCCTTTTGCAGGAGAAAATTCGCCGTTTAAATTATTTGTTTCTATTTTTAATTTATTTTCATTAGAATATTTATCAATATTTTCATCCATAGAAATGGTTGCTAATAAAGAATGGTATCCAACTTTTACAGTGCTTGTTGCACTTCGAGTCTCACCATTTACATCAGTAACATCAGCTGTAATTTCGTAAGTAAAAACGGGTAAATTTTCTTTGGAAACACTTTCGTCTGCCAAAGCTTTAAATTTTATAGAAAAATTTCCAGAAGCATCAGTAATGGTTTCTCCGTTTGTAATTTCTTGCGAAGAAGAAGTTGGTCTTGGTCTGTACCAATAATACCAACTTGGATATTGTACTTTTCTATGTACTCTGTACACCACTTTTGCATCTGTAATTGTAGCTCCAGAAAATGCTTTTGCGAATCCTTTAATAGTTACAGAATCGTTGATTTTAAAAGTTTCTGTAATGGGTTTAAAGTCGGTTTCAAATTTTGGTCTTTTGTATTCTTCAACAGAAATAGTAACAGAATTATTATAATCGAATCTGTAATATTCACTACTATCTTCTTCTAGACTTTCATCAACAGAAATGCTAAAATTGCCTGTTAATCCATTATTTGGTAAGATAAATTCGCCAGCAATAGAACCAAATTCATTCAATTTTAAATTTAATTCTTTTACCTCTTGATTATTTACGTCCTTAAGAACAATTTTCACAAATTCATTTTTGAAAATTTCAGAATTTTCTCCTTGTTTTTTTATTACAATTGCTTTAAAATAAACAGTTTGTCCTGGTCTGTAAATACTTCTATCTGTAAAAATAAACGGTTTTATAAATGTTTTTGCTTTTTGAGTGCTATTATTTCTGTTATTTTCTCGTAAATACTGGTTTCCAAAATTTGCAATATCATTTTTTGTTTTTACAGAAATTTCCACATTTTGATAATAGGTATTGCTTTTATAAGATGCAAAACCATTTTTATCCGTTATTAATTTTTTATTGATATAAGCACCTCTTTGTTTTCGTTCATTATGCAAATGAATTTCTGCATTTTTAATTGGTTCTCCATTATTACGATCTACAATTTGGTAATTATGAATGTTGTTAAACGTATTCTGAACTAAAGTTAAATCCGTAACTTGAATGGTAGTTGTTCCAAAAATAGCTTTTTCACTCAGTTCTTTTTCATCGGAAGTCACTATTAAATACAACCCGTTTTTTAATTTCGGAACAATAATTTCTGTGGTATGTTGTAAATAATCGTTTTCGTTTCTTAGGTTGTTATTCCAATTTTCTGAAGATTTTAATTTGCTGATATATTTTATTTTATCCTCACTTTTATAGGTTTTATTTAATGTAAGAATATCTTTTTTACTGATTTTATAAACGGAAAAATAAAGATTATCTATATTTTTATAATTGATTTCTAACCTTGAATTTTTATCAATAGGAATAAACTTTTCAACACGAATATTAATTGTTTTTTGCTCAATTTGAGATTTTAAAACCGTACATTTTTTCGCTCCTAAACTTTCTGGGAATTTTTTAATAACTTCATTACAAATAGCAATGGCATCTTTATTTTTGAATCTGTTTTCTTTTGATGAATTATAATTATTCGCCTGATTTTTATAAATATTCGCAATTTCAAAAGCGTACAATCCACTCGCTTCAAAATTTTTAAATTTTTCTTTTGAAGTTTTTAAGGTTGCTAATAAAATGGCTTCCTTATTATTAAAAGTGGCATTATTATTCACAAATTGAAGTCTTTGAACATCTATATCTGCCAAAGCATTTGTGTTGTTTTCAGTCAAATGAAAATAAATTAATTTTTGATAGACTTTTAACGCGTTCATTTGAAGTGATAAACTATCTTTTGAAACAATTTTTATATCGGAAAAAGTATCAAGATCACTTAAATAGGAGGGAGCATCAATTTTAAATTGATAGGCAGGTTTATTAATAGAATTTTCTGAAGTTTTATAAAATGTCATAGCATTATTTGCCAAGAAATCGAATAATGTTGGTCTAATCGTTTTGGCATCTTTCTGAATTTGAAGAATATCAGCAAACTCAGTCACTTTTATTTTTTGTAACTCTTTTTCATTTGAAAGTGAAGCTTTATAATAGGTATGAATTTCTTCGAAAAGCGTGTTTAAATCCCAAGTTCTAAAATCCGTGGAATCTACTTTAATTGCTGTTTGTGTTCGATTATAAAACTTGTATCTATTTTGAGTGTAATATTGCCAATACAAATTTGCTAAAACGTTTTGCAATACATTTTTTGTAGGAAAACTGCTTTCAGAAATATGTTCTTTAAAGTTGTTAATTACCTTTAATTGCGCGTCTTCTTCCAGCGTTAAAGCAAATTTACTTTTATAAAAAAGCGATTTTATAATTTGCGGAGAATTATTTTCTTTTGTAGCTGAATTGTAAATTTTTTCTACAATTTTTAATGCTGATTTTGGTAGGTTATCAACCTCAAATTTCTCAACTTCTGTCCAAAGTTTGTCAAAATTATTTTGAGAATTCGTGGTTAGAGAAAATAAGATCATTAATAGAAAAGTTATTGTTGTGTTTTTCATAATCAAAAGATTTTATGTAACAAAGCAAACATAAATCAGGTTTTAAAACTACCCTAAATTAGGGAACGTTACTTTTTAGTGTGTAAAACTATTTTTTAGTTGAGTTTACCTCTAAAATAATGATTTTTGTTGAAAGCTTTTGTATTTTTACTTTTTTAAATTTTGTTAGATGAACATTCATTTTATTGCGATTGGCGGAAGCGCAATGCACAATCTTGCTATAGCTTTACACCAAAAAGGATACCAAGTTTCAGGAAGTGACGATACAATTCACAATCCGTCTAAATCTCGTTTAGAAAAGTATGGTTTATTGCCAGAAGAATTTGGTTGGTTTCCAGAAAAAATAGCAACTAATTTAGATGTTATTATTTTAGGAATGCATGCTAAAAAGGACAATCCAGAATTGTTGAAAGCACAAGAATTAGGATTAAAAATCTATTCTTATCCTGAGTTTTTATATGAGCAATCCAAAAATAAAACAAGAGTTGTTATTGGTGGTTCTCATGGAAAAACAACGATTACTTCTATGATTTTACACGTGTTAAATTATCACGATAAAGAGGTAGATTATATGGTTGGTGCTCAATTAGAAGGTTTTGAAACGATGGTGCATTTAACAGAAGAAAACGATTTTATTGTTTTAGAAGGAGATGAGTATTTGAGTTCGCCAATAGATATGCGTCCTAAATTTCATTTATACAAACCGAATATTGCATTGTTAAGTGGAATTGCTTGGGATCATATTAATGTTTTTCCAACTTTTGAAAATTATGTGGAGCAGTTTAAAATCTTCACAGATTCCATGGTAAATGGAGGAAGTATGGTCTATAATGAAGAGGATATTGAAGTTAAAAACGTGGTAGAATCATCTACAAATCATATAAAAAAATACGCATATACAACTCCACAACATTTTATTGAAAACGGAATTACTTATTTAGAAACTTCAGAAGGAAATTTACCACTGGAAATTTTCGGAAAACACAATCTTCAGAATTTGGCAGGGGCAAAGTGGATTTGCCAACACATGGGAATTGATGAGGATGATTTTTATGAAGCAATTGCCAATTTTAAAGGAGCTAGCAAACGTTTAGAGAAAATAGCAGAAAATAATTCTACTGTTATTTTTAAAGATTTTGCACATTCTCCAAGCAAGGTTTCTGCGACTACAAATGCTGTTAAAAATCAATATTCTAATAGAACAGTTTTAGCTTGTTTAGAATTGCATACCTATTCTAGTTTAAATGCAGAATTTTTAGCGGAGTATAAAGGAGCTTTGGATAAAGCAGACGATGCTGTTGTTTTTTATTCGCCACACGCTGTAAAAATTAAGCAGTTAGAAGAAGTTACAAAAGAACAAATTGCTAAAGCTTTCGAACGAGAAGATTTAATTATTTATACAAATCCTCAAGAATTTAAAGAGTTTCTTTTTAATAGAGATTTAGAGAATTCTGCAGTTGTTTT
This genomic window contains:
- a CDS encoding TfoX/Sxy family protein, coding for MAYNEFLADRVSQFLVEKSVPFETKKMMGGLLFKVDDKMLVGVNKDEIMARINPDIYEASLLKEGCNKMNFTGRPMKGFVFLSDEAIDLDENLHYWLQLALDFNPFAKASKKRKTTKK
- a CDS encoding MG2 domain-containing protein; the protein is MKNTTITFLLMILFSLTTNSQNNFDKLWTEVEKFEVDNLPKSALKIVEKIYNSATKENNSPQIIKSLFYKSKFALTLEEDAQLKVINNFKEHISESSFPTKNVLQNVLANLYWQYYTQNRYKFYNRTQTAIKVDSTDFRTWDLNTLFEEIHTYYKASLSNEKELQKIKVTEFADILQIQKDAKTIRPTLFDFLANNAMTFYKTSENSINKPAYQFKIDAPSYLSDLDTFSDIKIVSKDSLSLQMNALKVYQKLIYFHLTENNTNALADIDVQRLQFVNNNATFNNKEAILLATLKTSKEKFKNFEASGLYAFEIANIYKNQANNYNSSKENRFKNKDAIAICNEVIKKFPESLGAKKCTVLKSQIEQKTINIRVEKFIPIDKNSRLEINYKNIDNLYFSVYKISKKDILTLNKTYKSEDKIKYISKLKSSENWNNNLRNENDYLQHTTEIIVPKLKNGLYLIVTSDEKELSEKAIFGTTTIQVTDLTLVQNTFNNIHNYQIVDRNNGEPIKNAEIHLHNERKQRGAYINKKLITDKNGFASYKSNTYYQNVEISVKTKNDIANFGNQYLRENNRNNSTQKAKTFIKPFIFTDRSIYRPGQTVYFKAIVIKKQGENSEIFKNEFVKIVLKDVNNQEVKELNLKLNEFGSIAGEFILPNNGLTGNFSISVDESLEEDSSEYYRFDYNNSVTISVEEYKRPKFETDFKPITETFKINDSVTIKGFAKAFSGATITDAKVVYRVHRKVQYPSWYYWYRPRPTSSSQEITNGETITDASGNFSIKFKALADESVSKENLPVFTYEITADVTDVNGETRSATSTVKVGYHSLLATISMDENIDKYSNENKLKIETNNLNGEFSPAKGILKIYKLQAPKNPQRKRPWSVPFYQDISENMFRKLFPNEAYSENEMEEKNWKKGKLVFSTNFNTEKEKEISLKNIDKWVSGKYIVVLESEDKFGQAVKDEKRFSLFSTNDKKVPDNKLFIINTDKTIYKIGDEILLQVGSASKDITIVVQIEKNHKIVKTHFIHLNDRIKTLKIPIEKEDLGGFAIKYHFVNYNYFESGNLPINIPEIIENIKIETNIFRDKLQPGVEQTWSFTIKDDKNDAIASEVLASMYDASLDQFKSHNWSFNPITPKRTYYSYQTSFANYSFGTNNFNIQNNSRRYYGFPSTNYTNYNWFGFSLNNNSWLNRTYLRQIERKLNNTRKDFDGTVSGFVGDENGEPLPGVSISIKGTVFGTETDFDGNYSLKIKKGDVLIFSYLGYKSEEKIIKTYNDLDVKLNEDANHLDEVVVTGYGMQKRKAVTSSAIVEAESVVMDSELLDGKVSGVSINNENTENIRLRGLFNSSDGAIPLYIVNGKEITMEKAQELNPADILELNVLKDSEATSLYGSKGANGVIVITTKNGIDDQLSQVKARTNFNETAFFYPQLRTDKNGKVSFTFTMPEALTRWKLQLLVHTKGLKSATKTLQTVTQKELMVVPNAPRFLREGDKITLSAKVTNLTNNQLSGFAKLILTDVITGKEINSELENTNSNKNFSVDKDGNTNVSWNLSIPETVQAVQYKIVAKAGDFSDGEQNVLPVLSNRMLVTETLPMWIRSNQTKTFTLDKLKSSSSSSSTLKNHKLTLEFTSNPVWYAIQSLPYLMEYPHECAEQTFSRYYANTLASFVANSNPRIQDVFNAWKNSDALLSNLEKNQELKSLIIQETPWLRDAQSETEQKKRIALLFDLNKMKNEQEKAINKLQDIQMSSGGFPWFKGSRYENIYMTQHIASGFGHLQKLGVTNFNASTRKMIEKAVQFLDKELLENYQKLLERAEIIKQKAKTKKEGEKQYNAYLAKNNLNYFTIQYLYMRSFYDAISMNSETKKANDYYMNQSAIYWKDYNLYAKGQIALSLFRDNQKTASNKIVASLKETSISSDELGMYWKENKAGYYYYQAPVETQALMIEVFSEIENDVSIIDNLKIWLLKNKQTNRWKTTKATTEAVYSLLLTGKDWVSVTEMATIKVGKKTIDPSKMEDVKVEAGTGYFKTSWNGAEITPEMSEITINKKGNGIAWGGLYWQYFEDLDKITSAETPLKLNKRLFKKVNSDSGKKLEEITKNTSLKIGDLVTVRIELRSDRNMEFIHMKDMRASGLEPINVISKYKWQDNLGYYESTKDASTNFFFDRLPKGIYVFEYDLRVNNAGNFSNGTTTIQSMYAPEFSSHSKGVRLNVNN
- a CDS encoding UDP-N-acetylmuramate--L-alanine ligase, with the translated sequence MNIHFIAIGGSAMHNLAIALHQKGYQVSGSDDTIHNPSKSRLEKYGLLPEEFGWFPEKIATNLDVIILGMHAKKDNPELLKAQELGLKIYSYPEFLYEQSKNKTRVVIGGSHGKTTITSMILHVLNYHDKEVDYMVGAQLEGFETMVHLTEENDFIVLEGDEYLSSPIDMRPKFHLYKPNIALLSGIAWDHINVFPTFENYVEQFKIFTDSMVNGGSMVYNEEDIEVKNVVESSTNHIKKYAYTTPQHFIENGITYLETSEGNLPLEIFGKHNLQNLAGAKWICQHMGIDEDDFYEAIANFKGASKRLEKIAENNSTVIFKDFAHSPSKVSATTNAVKNQYSNRTVLACLELHTYSSLNAEFLAEYKGALDKADDAVVFYSPHAVKIKQLEEVTKEQIAKAFEREDLIIYTNPQEFKEFLFNRDLENSAVVLMSSGNYGGLDFEEVKSLVSVS